From the genome of Triticum aestivum cultivar Chinese Spring chromosome 1A, IWGSC CS RefSeq v2.1, whole genome shotgun sequence:
aaggggtttctctcgaaagaaagtgagtgggaggaaagttgaacttgatgaggtaattgtaccttccctCGAATTGGAATGTAGCTCATCACaaaaaactgttcccgtgatgcctacaccaactagagaggaagataatgataatgatcatgaaacttcagatcaagttactactgaacctcgtaggtcaaccagagcacgatctgcaccagagtggtacagtaatcctgttctggaagtcatgttactagaccatgacgaacctacgaactatgaagaagctatgatgagcccagattctgacagatggcttgaggccatgaaatctgagatatgatccatgtatgagaacaaagtgtggactttggtggacttgcccgatgatcggcaagccatagagaataaatggatcttcaagaggaagactgacgttgatggtaatgttactgtctacaaagcttgacttgtcacaaaaGTGTTTCCGACAAGttaaaggagttgactacggtgagactttctcacccatagcaatgcttaagtctgtccgaatcatgttagcaattgccacattttatgattatgaaatctggcaaatggatgtcaaaactgcattccttaatggatttcttaaagaagagttgtatatgatgcaatcagaaggttttgtcgatcctaaaggtgctaacaaagtgtgcaagctccagcgatccatctatggactggtgtaagcatctctgagttggaatatatgatttcatgagatgatcaaagcatatggttttatacaaacttatggtgaagcttgtgtttacaagaaagtgagtgggagctctatagcatttttgatattatatgtggatgacatgttattgattggaaatgatatagaatttctggatagcataaaaggttaCTTGGATgggaatttttcaatgaaagacctcagtgaagctacttatatatattgggcatcaagatctatagggatagatcgagacgcttaataggactttcacaaagcacataccttgacaagattttgaagaagttcaaaatggatcagttaaagaaagagttcctgccagtgttgcaaggtgtgaagttgagtaagactcaaaaccagaccacgacaaaagatagagagagaatgaaagtcattccctatgcctcagccataggttctataaagtatgacatgctatgtatcggacctattgtgtaccttgccatgagtttggaaaaggggtacgatagtgatccaggagtggatcactggacagcggtcaaaattatccttagttacctaagaggactaaggaaatttttctcggttatggaggtgataaagagttcattgtaaagggttacgttgatgcaagctttaacactgatccagatgactcagagtctcaatctggatacatattgaaagtgggagcaattagctagagtagctccatgcagagtattctagacatagaaatttgcaaaatacatacggatctgaatgtgacagacctgttgactaaacctctctcacaagtaaaacatgatcacaccttagtactctttgggtgttaatcacatatcgatgtgaactagattattgactctagtgcaagtgggagactgaaggaaatatgccctagaggcaataataaagttgttattttatatctacttatatcatgataaatatttagtattcatgctataattgtattaaccggaaacttgatacatgtgtggatacatagacaaaacaccatgtccctagtaagcctctactagactaactcgttaatcaaagatggttaagtttcctaatcatagacatgtgttgtcatttgatgaacgggtcacatcattaggagaatgatgtgatggacaaggcccatccgttagcttagcattatgatcgttcagttttattactattgctttcttcatgtcatatacatattcctttgactacgagattatgcaactcctggataccggaggaataccttgtgtgctatcaaacatcacaacgtaactgggtgattataaagatgctctacaggtatctacgaaggtgtttgttgggttggcatagattgatattaggatttatcattccgagtatcggagaggtatctctgggccctctcagtaatgcacatcataataagccttgcaagcaatgtgactaatggttagttgcgggatgatgcattatggaacaagtaaagagacttgccggtaacgagattgaactaggtatgaagataccgacgatcgaatctcgggcaagtaacatatcgatgacaaagggaataacgtatgttgtcattacagtacgaccgataaagatcttcatagaatatgtgggaaccaatatgagcatccaggttccgctattggttattgaccggagatgtgtctcggtcatgtctacaaagttctcgaacccgtaggatccgcacgcttaacgttcgatgacgattttgtattatgtgagttatgtgatttggtgaccgaatattgttcgaagtcccagatgagatcacggacatgacgaggaatctctaaatggccgagagataaagattgatatatagtacgatggtatttggacaccgaaagtgtttcggggtaCCGGATACATAtcagatcaccggaaggggttccggacatcccccggcaactacatgggcctaatgggccaagaaggggacagaccagcccctaaggggctggtgcgtccCGTGTAGGCCGAAATAAGTGGGGAAGGAAAgaagggaagagagaaaggaaagggaggTATTCGGCCTCGCCCTTCCTTctttcctccctcctccttcctttcccctctggatgaatatggaaggagggaggccgaattgggaggcgcccaagtaggattcctcctacttggggtgcccccttggctacctctcctcccctccaacctatatatatgaggggggaggggcaccgctagaacacacaacaacaattgttagccgtgtgtggcgtcccctccacagtttatgcctccggtcatattcacgtagtgtttaggcgaagccctgcgcggatcacttcaccatcaccgtcaccacgccgtcgtgctgacgagacTCTCCCTCGACATTtgtctggatcaagagttcgatgggcgtcatcgagctgaacgtgtgcagaattcggaaatgtcgtacgttcggtgcttgatcggtcggaacgagaagaaattcgactacatcaaccacgttgtcaaacgcttccgcttttggtctatgagggtacgtggacacactctctccctctcattgctatgcatctcctatataaatcttgtgtgagcgtaggaattttttaaaattgcatgctacgtttcccaacaaaggGGGAGTTGTTTCGCTTGTTCCAGAAGCTTCTAGGTGGGTTTGCTTTACCTTTTTTGTTCATCTTATCACCCGTTTTCTTTGTTAGttttcgtttttatttttcttattttcctttttatttttttttctcctttctttttctttttctaaaaTGCATGAACGTTTTTGGAATTCATTTTGTGTTGTAAATTTGTGAAGTTTTTTCTCAATTTCCATGAGCTTTTTTTTAAGTTtgcatattttaaaaaaaatcatgaactttttttcccaaattgataaacttttttcagtttcatgatttttgaaaatccaagaagttttttttcaaaatggatgaactttttctgaatgcatgatttgttttttcaaaatcgatgatacATTTTTGAAAATCTGCATTTTTTTCCTATTTCGTGATTCTTTATTCAAAATcaaagtttttttaaaaaattgcataACTGTTTCACTCATCGAAGATTTGATAGCTTAACGATAGGATTGGATGGACGGCTCGCGTATATAAGACAACGAGAAAGCTATATTCCTGCCGTCCAAATTTTTGCAACAGATCCGGATGATGTCGGAGCCGTTGGATCGTGATCGCCTGGCTATTATTTTAGGTAGCGATTTGCGCGGCGGGGCAGCTGGGCGTTGACCACGTTTTACTGGAAGGTTGCCGTTTCACGTTTTGTGCGAGGTCGCCAGTCGCCGCGATTTTAGGAGGGGCTTTTAGTGGGAGGTTGCCGTGATTTTTGGGCGTTACCCATTTTTACATGATACAAAGAGCCACTAGCCACTACGCTAGCACAACCTTTGACGCTTTTTTGAACTAGTTTTCTAATTTGTACGCTATACAGACAACAAATTTCCTTTGCCATTCAGAATTGATCCTGGTTGCTAATAAACAGAGTGAAGGATCCACCTTATCGAGACTTTGTACCTACACAAATGTTGATCCAAACAAATTGTTGAAACATACCCGCGGTAATTTTGATGTAAATCACATGGTAATTTACTTGACGTAGTCACAAATTACATGCAAGCACTGAGGTTACTTTCACTCGGGAGAAATTTTTATTGAACattcatttttttaatattttcgTAAGCAGGCGATGATGAGGATTCGTAAGAAATAATCTTAGATCAAGAAAAACAATGTTCAATCAATTCTGAAAACATGCTTCAGTGTGTACTTGATTTGGGAGGAGTTGAGTAGATTAGGAATGTCCAACGCCCATCCTCTTCTACATCAATTTTGAAGAGTGGCAAGATCCACCATCTCACAACATAGTTACTATGCGCTATAGTTACCAACATGGTTATTTTGTAGTTATCGGGCTAGATGTACTATAGTTATCAACATGGTTATTTTGTAGTTATCGGGCAAGATCTACTATAGTTATCGGGCAATATCTACTATAGTTATCAACATGCTTACTATGCAGTTATCGGGCTAGATGTACTATAGTTATCAACATGGTTAATTTTTGTAGGTATCAGGCTACATATGGTATAATACACCCCCGGTAGCTTATGCGTAAATAGCATGATATTTTACACACCACAGACATGATAACTCATGCGCAAACATCGTGATAACTTTGACAGGGAGAAAAAGTTGAAGACATCACCCGATAGCTTCTACGTAATTAGCATGATAGTTTACACAACATAAATCTGATAACTCATGCGCAAATACCGTGATAACTTTGACCCGGGGGAGGAGGTGTTTGAAAACATGACCGACAACTTCCGTCAAATAGCATGGTACAGTATGCACCGTATACGTGATAACTTACGCATAAATACCACGGTAACTTACGGTCCGGGGTGTTGGGAGGGGATGAAGTTGTTTGAAAACATAACCCCTCCTGATAACTTCCATATAAATACCATGATAATATACGCACCATAAACTTGATAAATCATGTGCAAACACCCGTGATAACTTCGATGGCGGGGGAAGGCAATTGTTTGAAAACATAACCTTGATAACTTATgcgtaaataacatggtaatatacggACCGCGGGCATGGTAACTCACGCACAAACACCGCGTTGTCCAAAAAAATAGTTGTTCAAAATGTACCACGGTTACtcatgtgtaaatagcatgataatagaCACACATCAGATCTGATAACTTACTTAGCCCGGGCCTGATAACTATTTGCATGAAAAAAGTCTGTCAAAACatgtcaacatgagatctagtttcgaaggtctcGTCGTGATAGGTACTTTATGTGAAATCGACTTTTTGATTGGACCGACAATTTGATCTATAAAacattttgaagttttgaacaagGAGAACTAGGATGACATGAAAAATTTCTTCTAATGTATGCACCTATGTGCTTGTGGATAAAAGGTTGGAGAAACTTTTTCATGCCCCGGTAATTTCTGTGTAAACAACATGATAACTTAGGCACCACAGATATGATAAATTGTGTAGAACACGTGGTAACTTTTGACCCAAAAAAAAGGtcgtcaaaacatatcaacatgggatctagtttcgaagatctcgtcgctaCGAATCTTTTAAGTGAAAACAATTTTTTAATCAGAGCGACTGTTTGTGctataaaacattttgaattttcGCATTGGGAAGAATCTTTGATGATAtcatcatttttatttttttgcatgtATATGATTAGCAACTCTAATTAACTGCTAGTGGAGTGGACAaaaataagatgaaaatgcatgCACAAGCTAGAACGACGGAGCGGGACGAACGGGAGGATCGATCGAAGGTCGTCCGGATCTGTTGCTAACCACCAGTTAGCACAGTCCATAAGACAAATGAAGTGCCTGTTTTCAAGGCCAGACGTTCGAGATGCCCTAACCCCCCGAGCTAACATCTGAACATGTCTGTGTACCTACATAGTGTTTTGTTTTATTCGACATGGTATACTTACATACTGTAGTTGCGACACCTAGTAACCTACAGAAGCAGATCCGTGACCAGGCCGGCCACCAGCTCGTCGATGAGCAAGCCAGCCACCACCACGCCGATCTGACGCTCCTCTTCCACCTCTCCGAGCCGTGCTGACCACCGTCGGCTCCGGTCCATCTCCGCAACAAGGCGCTCCCGGCCGCACAACACCTCCTTGAGACCCCACCGAGCCCCAGTGCCTTCGATCCAGTCCTCGGCCAGCCTCGCCGCGGCTTCGAAGTTTTTCAACGTGCCGTTCTTTCGCGTCTCGGCGAAGAAGTCGAGTAGGAGCCGCTCGGAGGCGCAGACCGCCGACACGGTGCCAACCAGGAGGTTGTGCTCGTCGGGGTCTTGGCATACGCCGACGCTCCGGCGACCCTCGGGACATGACAGCGCCGTTGCTGCGCAGAAATACTCCGGCTGCTGTACCGGGACGCTGCCGAGGCCGTCGGAGTCCGAGGCGGCGGCGAAGGTTTCGTCGAGGTCGACGGCTCCGACCTCCCCGACGCTCCCGAACCGTCGTCTGATCTTGTAGTGCATCTGTATATTTCTCCCTGCACAACGACAAAGGAATAGTAAGAGTTAGAACTAAGCAGTGACACTCAATGTCCTTGGTTCCATCAACGATAACCGTAAGCGCCAACCCATGGTCAAGCGAACCGGAAACAGTTCCAAGCCTTTTCCCCGACCGTCACCGGCTGTGTGGCCCCGTGCAGGATCTCTACTCGATCCGGGCATTTTGCTTTCTCCGGCACGATGGCCGCATGAGCAGTAGCGGTAGACTAGCCGCGAAGCGCGGCTTTTCTGGAACGCCCGTAACGTGTCGGATCCCGCATTTAGAAATCCATTTTTGTTGGACATTTACAACAAATCTTACTCTGGTGAAGCTGCGCAAGGCTGTCGCTGAAGGAGGTCGAGCACGCGGCAGCGCCGCCGACCCTCCCTTCCTCCTCTTCCACGGCGTCGTCCTCGTAGTCGTCGTCGAACGGGAAGTCCATGACCGCCACTGGGCTGAGCTGCTCCTTGTCGTCCGCCTCCTTGGATCCGCTGTCCATCGCCTGCAACATCGCACTCCAGTTAGCATGCGTAACCACCGTCGATTAAAGTTGTCGCGCGCGCCCACGGCGAAGGCCGCGGCCGACGTCGGCGCAGGCCACAGGAGGGCCGGTTTACGGCTCACGGGAGCAGCCGGCTCCGGCTAGCCCGGCCGTTCTGCGCCGGTGGCGATCTTGACCCTTTCCCAACAGACAAACGCAGATGAAACAAACcaattactagtagtagtaatcTACGTACTACACGCAGAGCAGAGAAAAGTCTCGTCGACCATAAACTAGCAGAGCAGATGCAGAACGCGCGGCGCGTTGCCGATAAACCATTATAGTAGTAGTATATTTAATTTGGCCATTGAAGCACGCATGGGAGTACTTGCTTGCATGTGGGCAGTGGCACATGCGGCGGTTGCGCACGAGGACATGGGCGGGGGTACGAGTAGTACGTGGTTGGTAGAGACGCATACACACGCGTGCGTGCAGCTAAATAATGCATCGCGGATAGGGCAGTGGGTGCGTGCCATCACTCGGTCGGTCGGAGCCGAAAGGCCCGATGGAGGCTACGGCGGCTAGCCACCTTGCTCGACGGAAGCGACAACACTGGGCTCGATCAATCGCTTCCCGACAAGCCGCACTAACTAGGCGCCTCGCCTCGGCCTAAACACATTTATGCTCGATCGGCGGCAACCACTGCCTCCCGGTGACCACCGGAGCTACCCCCATGTAGCCACGCACTGCACTGCACTGCAGCACGTCTCGCATGCAGCGGGAGTGAACAGGAACAACAGGCCGGAGCCGGACAGAGAGCTCTAGACACAGGCCTGTAGCAATTTGTACGTGCCGTTTCATGCAATTTTCACCAAGCTAGCGTAGCGGCAGTACGTTCAAATCCTTTTCCCGGAACCAACCTAATGGTAGTACTTATGGCCGAGGCTGATGCGGATTTCAGAGGCTATACTACTCGCTGAAAGAAACCTAACCGGTGAAAGATGTTTTGTCTTGAGAAAGGGACGCTGCCACCAGTACCACACCGGTTTTGCTACCAAAAGCTAGGCAATCGCAACTCCAAGGCACGCACAAATCTCATCGCAGCGACCATTTGCAAAGCAGTGCGTACATAGTTTTACTCATCAAATGTACTACGTACTTACGGTAATAATGACAAATAAAGAAGTGTAGTACTACGTTATGTACCACGATCCGCTTCTAAACTAAAGAATGCAGTCTGTGAAATGTCAAACATCCGAGGCCGTAAATCTAGGTGGCTAGGGTATAACagtggactactactagtactacgtCAGTTCCTTTCCGTCGACGAGTATCGTCACGGTCGGGTCGGAGAAGCTACACGACTTTACTCTACGTACGTAGTAGTACTCTGTACAAATAGTGCGGTAGCACTGCCCAGGACCACGTACCGCTGCTGCCTACGGTATCAATGTCGTACCCTCGTAGCTTCCATTGGATGctcgtacacatgcatgcacgaaTCCAAGCGTAGCAATTAATGGCGGATACGGCCAACGTGCCTGCCTTGGTTCGCCAAATGAATTACTCCACTACGTGTACGTGGGGCTCCCGTTTCATGGCAATCCAGAGCTTACGGAGTACTCCTACGTGAATAATGCAACGGACCAAATTAAAGCCGGTGGGGCGACGAGGCCGGCGCTCCTAACTGAATTAACGACCGCCATTAATCCTAGTTACTGCAAGAAAATGAAGGTGATTAGGACGGTACCTCCTCCTTATCTTCTTCTCTCGTGCAGGCGGTGCTGGTGGCGGCGCCGGCGTGCAGGCTCTCCGTCGAGCTTGCAGAGAAGTCCGACTCGGATTTCCTCTCGGTCGACGACCCCGACTCCGACGACTCCGAgtcggagctgctgctgctgctgacggcGGGCACcgttgccgccttctcctcctcctcctcctcccggcgccGCCAGCTGAAGCCGTCCCTGAGCCGGCGCGAGAGGGTCCTGATCGAGAGCAAGGGGTGGCGCAGGGAGGGCGATCGCCCGAGCCCGCGAGGCGCCTCGGCCGGCTCGTGGAGGGCGTTGTGGCGCGCCCGCAGCGGCGCCGCTGCCGGGACGCAGAGGTGGCGCGGGTAGCAGCGGAAGCCGGCGGCGCTGCACGAGTCGCAGTCCAGCTCCAGGAGATCCTTGAGCCTCAGCGGCCTACCCTCGACGCCGGCCACCGCCATTGCCGCGCCACTCGCTCCTCTCCGCGAGCTGACCACCGAGCAGAGTGAAGCGAGAGCAGAGCACAAAAGGCCACTGTGCTAGCTAGCTGGCCGTGTGTCCACTGTGCTCAGCCAGCGGCTGTTAAGTACCCCGCTGATCCGTACTTGCCTGGCCCCGTGCGCGCGCCCGGCTTGCGCGGTAGCTTCGGGCGTTCGTGCAGGCTGTGCACGAAAAGGAAAACGCTTGTTTTTATGCGGGGGTTGCGATGCGAGAGCAGGTGGCCGAGGAGGCGATGGAGAAGAGAAGACGGAACTGCGTGCAGCCGCTCGTGGGCGTGGGTTTAAGTAGAAGACGCACGGCGCGGGTCGGGTTCAGGTCAGAGACCGCTGTGGAGGCTTTGGTTACATGGCTCCAAGGGAAACTGACGTGCATTGGTGATTGTACTAATCACACTCGCACACCCACCAGGGACGGCTACGAGGCTAGTAGGAATTATGGCTTTGGTCCATGGCTAGCTAGCTACATGGGCGTACGTTGGTACGTGAAGCTGAGCGATCTGTGGCCGATCATCCACTTCTATAATTGGGGGTGGCTGCCCCGTGTCTTGTACTCGACGGCAACGGTGTGTAGCCAACAGAGCCCAACGAGTTCATGCACGGTTGATACATTCAGTCGTCCTGAGTTCGTTCGCAGGCTGAGGATTCCGGATCAGCGGTGATTTCAGCCCCGAAAAGCCGGCGACGTCTAAGGTTCTACGTGCAGAAATATCACTAGGCATGAGCGCAGAAGAGAGAAGAAAAACAGTATAGGCATTTGTCTGTTAGCCTGCCAGAGCCGGTCGATAGGTGTGTCTGTCATCTTAATGATGATAGTAGCTCGGCGTTTTTACGGCCGAGACCAGCAGGGAAGCTTCGGCGCGGTTTCCACGGCCGCTCTGGCGAATCGAATCACCGTCGATGGGCTCTCGAATCTCGATACCTCCCCAGTCAGTCCCCAGACAGGCCTCTTGTACGGGGTCAAGTAGGGTTGACCTGTACGCgtggaggatggaatatatactgCCTCGACTCTTTTAGTATAGCGAGATTCGCGCTCCAGCTGTGGTGCTCTTGGCCGGCCTGCTCGACGCTGCCAGTGCCACGGGGACGGGGGGACAGCGCTCCACGCCTGTCTCCTCCGTGGTTTCCTCCGACTGGGCAACATCTCCGGCCGTCACAATCTTTACCCGACGAGGCGAGTTCACGGCCCTAacgccaactccaccgcgcgactctAAATGGACATCTGAATTAGCCGGATTTTGTTTTTTTGGAGCGCCGATGGTTTTGGCCGTGTCCGGCTTTGTCAGATAAGTTGTGCGTGCGCCCACCGCGAGGCCGCACCCTAAATCGTGTCCGGATGAACGtgagtaaaaaaaatataaaaactagaatgaaataactaaaaaagtaaataaacgcatttaaaaaaaacataaaacatatataggggtcggccacaaaacggcccagtttccacggccacttaaaaggcccagtttcataattaacatataaaaacaaaaaaaaatgcctCCCGCGCACTCCTGCCGCGCCCGTCGGTgccgtggccgtcgccgtcttcactggccgccggtgtcgtcgtcatCGCTGACGAGGTCGATGTAGGCCGGCGGCGTCCACAGATGGGCCGGCGGTGCGTCTTagacgggggcgggctggacggccgaaggtgcctgcaccacctcctcacGTGGTGACGCCTCCCGCTCCGATGACCGCGGCGGAGTGGGGCACCAGTTCATGCCCACGCCCGCGGCCATCTCCGGAGCAGTGCAGGACCTgccccacccctggcccagcaGCTGCTGGAACGCGGCCGGCGGGtcctccttcatggcctcctccGTGACGGCCGCCATCTGCAGCTCCGGAAAGGCGACGTCCCCGACGGCAGAGAGGGCCATGGTCTCCTCCAGGCCGTCCCACTGTCGctcgtcgtgcgtgttcatggagtcgtccatgacaagctgcaggagacgggcctcctcctccgctgtcatgcgagaAGGGGGAGGTGGCGACGAAGACGGGGAAGGGGACGGCGTGGGCGTGACGCCGCGCACCCGTCTACGCCAGCGCTCCTGGGGAGCAGGCGCTGCGCGCTCCTgtcgtggccgccgcggccccgtcgAGGTGCCGGCGAAGAACAACGCGCGCCTGGTGTCGTGCTCGTCACGAAATCAGGTGTCCCAGAGCccggagtcgggggcgtacctgggGTCGTAGAAGAGGTCGTCGggaaggaggcgacggcggcgctcgatctccttGTCGCGCGCACGGCCGCTCGTTGGGACCGGCGGGATCGGGACCCGGTCGGCGAAGAGATGCCAGTTATTGAGGAGATGGACGTTGCTCCAGgggagcggcgtcctcgtctcccaataacggcgGCACACCGACGCGCGGATGTAATgtcggtcgcgctcgccggcggacgtgggcgcgatggagaaggcgggcggcgcggaggcccggcgtggtggcgatggcgaCGCAGGCTCGTGGCGGCGTCCCGACGAGGAaccagcctcgcggtcgtgcttgcctTTGCAGCCGTAGTTCCAGAGGTCCATGGCTGCGGACGGCCGGCCGGCGAGATGTTGGCTAGGGTTTCGGACTGGGGTTGTCGGGTTTCGAGAAGGCCGCGGGATGGCGTGGGGCAGCGTAGACGACGACTCGTCCATGCTtcccacttaaagaaggacggcgaccgttcgacgtgcggatgacaggtggggccgcccgctCGTGTGCATTGATGTTGGCGGGCGGGAGGTAGGTGGTCGCCCCGTCACGCGGCAAGACGCGGACGAGCGAcgcgtccgtttggtgtccgcGGCGATCCAAATCCGACGCAAAGATGCGCttgaaatgggtcggcccggacacagAACGGACAAGATGAGTCCGGGCCGTTCCGCGCTGGGCCGTCTTCTTTGTCCGTTTTATTCTAAACGAACGAGGCCGGACAGGATAGGATTGCGCGATGGAGTTGGGCTAACCGGGAGTATGCCTACTCTGGATGCCAGCCGTTTCAGTTTCGGAAACTCGAACCGGATCGGCGGGCACCGAACGATCGATCAGTGAGCCCGTGCTTTGGCTCGCATGAGCATGGGCAACAGCGCCGGCGCAGAGCCATGCATGCCTGCCTGCCTGCGTGTCGCCACTACCCCTTGCCTGCTCCACGACAGACGCACGGCTCGGCGATGTGACTGTACGGCAGCAGTACAAGTGACCTTGCAGGCAGTACGGGAAATTTTCATTTCAACGGCTTTTGGGAGCTTAACTAGCCGTCCGTCCGTGCGATCTGTGAAACAGTGGTACCTGTAATATTGCGAGATCAGCGTCGTGACTGCGTACAGCTGTAGCAAGTTAAATTACATGTGCGGGTGTGCGGGTGTGCTCAGTGTATATTCAGCTTCGCCGCGGCTTCGGGTGGTTTTGGACAGGGCGACGAGGCCCTTGGATCGATGTCATCTAGTGCAGCTGTAAGTCACCGCGTTGGTAATAGAATCTGGAGTAGGCATAGGTATGCTCTTCTTCCTGGGGCTCTTGTTTAGATTAGCGTTGTACCCTGCCCACGATGATGCGGTGATTACAATAACGTTGATTTGGTGAAAGATGCCTCTTCTTCTCCCACTCAACTTGGTTGGGCAACGCATGGTCAAAATCTCGAAGCGAAAAAACGGATTTAGGGTCAGTTTGGTTGCCTTCCTCGTGATTTCGTGCCTGGCCACAAGTGTGCCTGAAACCTGCCTGAGACATGTTTGGATAATGTCCTGAGCGTTTAACACAATGCCTAGCCTAAAAAAGTTGTCGTGGTCATTAGCCTGGGCAAATACATGCATCACCATTAGCTTGGTGCCAGGCGAACGATTCCGAATGCCTGGTGCGTGCCTGATTACATATTAGTGTTAAAATATTCTGCCGGTACAATGGGCTCCACAACCGTACATACTTTTGACCTTATAAAATATTCCCTAATGCTTTTTCAGGTCAGGGTATCATCCAAACGTCCTCCTCTCAGGCCAGCCTGCCCAGGCATAGAACACATATGCTCTCAGGCCTGTTTCAGGCACTGACTTTTTTCAAGCACGGTGGCCAGGACACAAACCAAACAAGCTC
Proteins encoded in this window:
- the LOC123049527 gene encoding uncharacterized protein, which gives rise to MAVAGVEGRPLRLKDLLELDCDSCSAAGFRCYPRHLCVPAAAPLRARHNALHEPAEAPRGLGRSPSLRHPLLSIRTLSRRLRDGFSWRRREEEEEEKAATVPAVSSSSSSDSESSESGSSTERKSESDFSASSTESLHAGAATSTACTREEDKEEAMDSGSKEADDKEQLSPVAVMDFPFDDDYEDDAVEEEEGRVGGAAACSTSFSDSLAQLHQRRNIQMHYKIRRRFGSVGEVGAVDLDETFAAASDSDGLGSVPVQQPEYFCAATALSCPEGRRSVGVCQDPDEHNLLVGTVSAVCASERLLLDFFAETRKNGTLKNFEAAARLAEDWIEGTGARWGLKEVLCGRERLVAEMDRSRRWSARLGEVEEERQIGVVVAGLLIDELVAGLVTDLLL